A genomic region of Eucalyptus grandis isolate ANBG69807.140 chromosome 5, ASM1654582v1, whole genome shotgun sequence contains the following coding sequences:
- the LOC108959579 gene encoding TMV resistance protein N, with the protein MASSSKPKSNYEVFLSFRGTDLRNTFLGHLYKALHHNGIYTFIDSEELRKGYQILPTLMKAIEESLIAIIVFSKDYASSRWCLEELMKIMECKEQKDLTVLPVFYKVDPREVRRGSKSYGKALAKHETKFGKDSEKVKLWKKALFDAGSLSGWHFNDGDESELIERIVKEISTLLDRTPLHVAKHPVGINSRVVKLKSMLNLESNDGALIMGLWGKGGIGKTSLAKAIYNDTFRQFEGSAFLANVRETSKGCKDLVALQEKLLLEILLLKKGLGVSNVDAGTNLVRDRLCCKRVLLILDDVDDLRQLNALAGEGKWFGNGSRIVITTRDKHLLTCHGIDQDHMYEVKALEDSEAHELLSKHAFQTHQKLKIRTDLVDSVLNYAEGLPLAIEVLGSFLCGRREHEWKSTLKKFSRTPHKSINNVLKISYDGLEDNEKEIFLHIACFFKGRDSEYIKKVIDSCNFEITIGLEILIERSLISIEHGIIEMHDLIQLMGMDIVNQECRDDPRRRSRLWLYDDVLDVLAHDMGDCVVKAIVLEPPEQKEIYIGPNAFTKASRWEFSDY; encoded by the exons ATGGCTTCTTCATCAAAACCCAAAAGTAATTATGAGgtcttcttgagtttcagaggcaCAGACTTACGTAACACCTTCCTTGGTCATCTCTACAAAGCTTTACATCATAATGGAATATACACTTTCATTGATAGCGAGGAACTAAGGAAGGGATACCAAATATTGCCAACGCTCATGAAGGCCATTGAAGAGTCGCTCATTGCAATCATTGTTTTCTCTAAGGACTATGCTTCCTCACGGTGGTGCCTGGAAGAGTTGATGAAGATTATGGAGTGTAAAGAGCAAAAGGACCTCACCGTTCTACCAGTATTTTATAAGGTGGACCCAAGAGAAGTGAGACGGGGCAGCAAGAGTTATGGGAAAGCTCTAGCTAAGCATGAGACCAAGTTTGGGAAGGATTCGGAAAAAGTGAAGCTATGGAAGAAAGCTCTTTTCGATGCCGGTAGCTTGTCCGGATGGCATTTTAATGATGG AGATGAGTCAGAGCTTATAGAAAGAATTGTGAAGGAGATCTCCACTCTTCTAGACCGAACACCTTTGCATGTTGCTAAGCATCCCGTTGGAATTAATTCCCGAGTGGTTAAGCTGAAATCCATGTTAAACCTTGAGTCTAATGATGGTGCTCTTATAATGGGATTATGGGGAAAGGGAGGCATAGGAAAGACAAGTTTGGCTAAAGCTATTTATAATGATACTTTCAGACAATTTGAAGGTTCAGCTTTTTTGGCAAATGTTAGAGAAACTTCAAAAGGTTGCAAGGATTTAGTtgctttgcaagaaaaattactattggagatattattattgaaaaaagGATTAGGAGTGTCCAATGTCGATGCAGGTACTAATCTAGTACGGGATAGACTTTGTTGCAAAAGAGTTCTCCTtatccttgatgatgtggacGACTTGCGTCAATTAAATGCTTTAGCAGGAGAAGGCAAGTGGTTTGGTAATGGAAGTAGGATCGTCATTACTACAAGAGATAAACATTTGCTAACTTGTCACGGGATAGATCAAGATCATATGTATGAAGTTAAAGCATTGGAGGACAGTGAAGCTCATGAGCTGCTTAGTAAGCATGCTTTTCAGACTCATCAGAAACTAAAAATCAGGACAGATCTAGTAGATAGTGTTTTGAATTATGCCGAAGGCCTTCCTTTAGCAATTGAGGTACTAGGTTCCTTCTTATGTGGTAGAAGAGAACATGAATGGAAAAGTACACTAAAGAAGTTTTCTAGGACTCCTCACAAATCCATTAATAATGTGCTCAAAATAAGTTATGATGGACTAGAGGATAATGAGAAAGAGATTTTTCTTCacattgcttgcttctttaaGGGGCGGGATAGTGAGTACATAAAGAAAGTTATTGATAGTTGCAATTTCGAGATAACTATAGGATTAGAAATTCTCATTGAGAGGTCCTTGATAAGTATTGAGCACGGAATCATAgaaatgcatgacttgattcaattgATGGGTATGGATATTGTGAACCAAGAATGTCGCGATGATCCCCGCAGACGCAGCAGGCTTTGGCTGTATGATGATGTTCTCGATGTTCTGGCCCACGACATG GGAGATTGTGTTGTAAAAGCCATAGTGTTGGAGCCACCGGAGCAAAAAGAGATATATATCGGGCCTAATGCTTTTACAAAAGCAAGCAG ATGGGAGTTCTCAGACTATTGA